A genomic window from Macaca thibetana thibetana isolate TM-01 chromosome 16, ASM2454274v1, whole genome shotgun sequence includes:
- the ZPBP2 gene encoding zona pellucida-binding protein 2 isoform X3 → MRTWVLLSAVLWCLTGVRCPRSTLFNTKGFIYGKTGQPGKIYVKLHQNSPVLICMDFKLSKKEIVDPTYLWIGPNEKTLTGNNRINVTKTGQLMVKDFLEPLSGLYTCTLSYKTVKAETQEEKTVKKRYDFMVFAYREPDYSYQMAVRFTTKSCIGRYNDVFFRVLKKILDNLMSDLSCHVIEPSYKCHSVEIPEHGLIHELFIAFQVNPFAPGWKGACNGSVDCEDITNRNILQVRISWQEIE, encoded by the exons ATGCGAACGTGGGTCCTACTCTCCGCGGTGCTCTGGTGCCTCACAGGAG TCCGATGCCCGCGTTCTACGTTATTCAATACGAAGGGCTTCATTTATGGCAAGACAGGACAGCCAG gcaaaatatatgtaaagttaCATCAAAATAGCCCAGTCCTTATCTGTATGGATTTTAAgctttctaaaaaagaaatagtggACCCCACCTACTTATGGATTGGGCCTAATGAAAAGACGTTAACAG gaaataatagaataaatgTAACTAAAACTGGACAGCTGATGGTGAAAGATTTTTTGGAGCCTTTGTCTGGACTTTACACATGTACTCTTTCTTATAAGACTGTTAAAGCAGAAACCCAAGAAGAAAAGACAGTCAAAAAGAGATATGACTTTATGGTCTTTG CCTATCGGGAACCTGATTATTCATATCAGATGGCTGTACGTTTTACCACAAAGTCTTGCATAGGGAGATACAATGATGTGTTCTTTAGAGTGCTGAAGAAAATCTTGGATAATCTAATGTCTGATTTGTCATGCCATGTCATAGAGCCATCATATAAATGCCATTCTGTTGAAATTCCAGAACATGGCCTCATACATGAGCTATTTATAGCATTtcaag ttaaTCCTTTTGCACCAGGGTGGAAAGGTGCTTGCAATGGATCTGTTGACTGTGAAGATATCACTAATCGTAATATCCTCCAGGTGAGAATTTCATG GCAAGAGATCGAATAG
- the ZPBP2 gene encoding zona pellucida-binding protein 2 isoform X1, whose translation MRTWVLLSAVLWCLTGVRCPRSTLFNTKGFIYGKTGQPGKIYVKLHQNSPVLICMDFKLSKKEIVDPTYLWIGPNEKTLTGNNRINVTKTGQLMVKDFLEPLSGLYTCTLSYKTVKAETQEEKTVKKRYDFMVFAYREPDYSYQMAVRFTTKSCIGRYNDVFFRVLKKILDNLMSDLSCHVIEPSYKCHSVEIPEHGLIHELFIAFQVNPFAPGWKGACNGSVDCEDITNRNILQARDRIEEFFWSQAYIFYHNFNKTLPAMHFVDHSLQVVRLDSCRPGFGKDESLHSNCASCCVVCSPATFSPDVDVTCQTCVSVLIYGAKSCP comes from the exons ATGCGAACGTGGGTCCTACTCTCCGCGGTGCTCTGGTGCCTCACAGGAG TCCGATGCCCGCGTTCTACGTTATTCAATACGAAGGGCTTCATTTATGGCAAGACAGGACAGCCAG gcaaaatatatgtaaagttaCATCAAAATAGCCCAGTCCTTATCTGTATGGATTTTAAgctttctaaaaaagaaatagtggACCCCACCTACTTATGGATTGGGCCTAATGAAAAGACGTTAACAG gaaataatagaataaatgTAACTAAAACTGGACAGCTGATGGTGAAAGATTTTTTGGAGCCTTTGTCTGGACTTTACACATGTACTCTTTCTTATAAGACTGTTAAAGCAGAAACCCAAGAAGAAAAGACAGTCAAAAAGAGATATGACTTTATGGTCTTTG CCTATCGGGAACCTGATTATTCATATCAGATGGCTGTACGTTTTACCACAAAGTCTTGCATAGGGAGATACAATGATGTGTTCTTTAGAGTGCTGAAGAAAATCTTGGATAATCTAATGTCTGATTTGTCATGCCATGTCATAGAGCCATCATATAAATGCCATTCTGTTGAAATTCCAGAACATGGCCTCATACATGAGCTATTTATAGCATTtcaag ttaaTCCTTTTGCACCAGGGTGGAAAGGTGCTTGCAATGGATCTGTTGACTGTGAAGATATCACTAATCGTAATATCCTCCAG GCAAGAGATCGAATAGAAGAATTTTTTTGGAGCCAAGCATATATTTTCTACCATAACTTTAATAAAACTCTACCAGCAATGCATTTTGTGGACCACAGTTTGCAAGTAGTACGTCTGGATAGCTGTCGACCAGGCTTTGGAAAAGATGAAAGTCTACACAGTAATTGCGCTAGCTGTTGTg tggtttgtagtcctgCGACTTTTAGTCCTGATGTTGATGTAACTTGTCAGACCTGCGTTTCTGTCCTTATCTACGGAGCTAAATCTTGCCCATAA
- the ZPBP2 gene encoding zona pellucida-binding protein 2 isoform X2: protein MDFKLSKKEIVDPTYLWIGPNEKTLTGNNRINVTKTGQLMVKDFLEPLSGLYTCTLSYKTVKAETQEEKTVKKRYDFMVFAYREPDYSYQMAVRFTTKSCIGRYNDVFFRVLKKILDNLMSDLSCHVIEPSYKCHSVEIPEHGLIHELFIAFQVNPFAPGWKGACNGSVDCEDITNRNILQARDRIEEFFWSQAYIFYHNFNKTLPAMHFVDHSLQVVRLDSCRPGFGKDESLHSNCASCCVVCSPATFSPDVDVTCQTCVSVLIYGAKSCP, encoded by the exons ATGGATTTTAAgctttctaaaaaagaaatagtggACCCCACCTACTTATGGATTGGGCCTAATGAAAAGACGTTAACAG gaaataatagaataaatgTAACTAAAACTGGACAGCTGATGGTGAAAGATTTTTTGGAGCCTTTGTCTGGACTTTACACATGTACTCTTTCTTATAAGACTGTTAAAGCAGAAACCCAAGAAGAAAAGACAGTCAAAAAGAGATATGACTTTATGGTCTTTG CCTATCGGGAACCTGATTATTCATATCAGATGGCTGTACGTTTTACCACAAAGTCTTGCATAGGGAGATACAATGATGTGTTCTTTAGAGTGCTGAAGAAAATCTTGGATAATCTAATGTCTGATTTGTCATGCCATGTCATAGAGCCATCATATAAATGCCATTCTGTTGAAATTCCAGAACATGGCCTCATACATGAGCTATTTATAGCATTtcaag ttaaTCCTTTTGCACCAGGGTGGAAAGGTGCTTGCAATGGATCTGTTGACTGTGAAGATATCACTAATCGTAATATCCTCCAG GCAAGAGATCGAATAGAAGAATTTTTTTGGAGCCAAGCATATATTTTCTACCATAACTTTAATAAAACTCTACCAGCAATGCATTTTGTGGACCACAGTTTGCAAGTAGTACGTCTGGATAGCTGTCGACCAGGCTTTGGAAAAGATGAAAGTCTACACAGTAATTGCGCTAGCTGTTGTg tggtttgtagtcctgCGACTTTTAGTCCTGATGTTGATGTAACTTGTCAGACCTGCGTTTCTGTCCTTATCTACGGAGCTAAATCTTGCCCATAA